From the genome of Bacteroides sp. MSB163, one region includes:
- a CDS encoding LL-diaminopimelate aminotransferase — MALVNEHFLKLPGSYLFSDIAKKVNTFRITHPKQEVIRLGIGDVTRPLPPACIEAMHRAVDEMTNASTFHGYGPEQGYDFLIEAIIKHDYAPRGIHFSPAEVFVNDGAKSDTGNIGDILRHDNSVGVTDPIYPVYIDSNVMCGRAGVLEEDGKWSNVTYMPCTAENNFVPEIPDKRIDIVYLCYPNNPTGTTLTKSQLKKWVDYALANDTLILFDAAYEAFIQEEDVPHSIYEIKGAKKCAIEFRSFSKTAGFTGVRCGYTVVPKELTAATLTGERIPLNRLWNRRQCTKFNGTSYITQRAAEAIYTPAGKQQIKENIDYYMNNARTMKEGLEAAGLKVYGGVNAPYIWLKAPNGIGSWRFFEQMLYEANVVGTPGVGFGPSGEGYIRLTAFGNHEDCVEAMKRIRKWLV; from the coding sequence ATGGCATTAGTAAACGAACATTTTTTGAAACTACCGGGAAGTTACTTATTTTCAGACATAGCTAAAAAGGTGAATACTTTCAGGATAACGCACCCTAAACAAGAGGTCATCCGCCTGGGTATCGGAGACGTTACCCGGCCACTGCCACCGGCTTGCATCGAGGCGATGCACAGGGCAGTGGATGAGATGACAAATGCCAGTACCTTCCACGGATACGGTCCCGAACAGGGATATGACTTTTTGATTGAAGCGATCATCAAACATGATTATGCTCCGAGAGGCATTCATTTTAGCCCTGCGGAAGTATTCGTAAACGATGGAGCCAAAAGCGATACAGGCAACATAGGCGATATCCTCCGCCACGACAACAGCGTGGGAGTGACAGACCCCATCTACCCGGTATATATAGACAGCAACGTAATGTGTGGCCGTGCCGGAGTATTGGAAGAAGACGGCAAATGGAGCAACGTGACCTACATGCCCTGCACCGCCGAAAACAACTTTGTTCCTGAGATACCGGACAAACGGATTGACATCGTCTACCTTTGCTACCCGAACAATCCGACGGGAACAACGCTGACCAAGTCGCAACTGAAAAAATGGGTGGACTACGCGCTTGCCAACGACACTCTGATTCTGTTCGATGCCGCTTATGAGGCGTTTATACAGGAAGAAGACGTTCCCCACTCCATTTACGAAATAAAAGGTGCCAAGAAATGTGCCATAGAGTTCCGCAGCTTCTCGAAGACAGCAGGATTCACCGGAGTCCGTTGCGGATACACCGTAGTTCCGAAAGAGCTGACAGCCGCCACCCTGACCGGTGAACGCATTCCGCTGAACCGTCTCTGGAACCGCCGTCAATGCACCAAATTCAATGGTACCAGCTACATCACCCAACGGGCTGCCGAAGCCATCTACACCCCGGCAGGCAAGCAGCAGATAAAGGAAAACATCGACTACTATATGAACAACGCCCGAACCATGAAAGAGGGTCTGGAAGCAGCCGGACTGAAAGTGTACGGCGGCGTGAATGCTCCCTACATCTGGCTGAAAGCACCGAATGGCATCGGTTCCTGGCGTTTCTTCGAACAGATGTTATACGAAGCCAATGTAGTAGGAACGCCCGGCGTAGGTTTCGGCCCCAGCGGAGAAGGCTACATCCGCCTGACCGCCTTCGGAAATCACGAGGATTGTGTGGAAGCGATGAAGAGAATCAGGAAATGGCTGGTATGA
- the dapF gene encoding diaminopimelate epimerase encodes MTRTVKFTKMHGAGNDYIYVNTLKYPIESPEKLSVEWSAPHTGIGSDGLVLIGSSDKADFSMRIFNADGSEAKMCGNASRCIGKYLYEYGLTSQTAVTLDTLSGIKILKLHVEDGKVNTVTVDMGHPADMKEQPIKANGQKFIGTTVSMGNPHLVIFVEDIKDINLESIGPKLENHPLFPDRINVEFAQVLEDGKIRMRVWERGSGITQACGTGACATAVAAALTGKSGRKTDIIMDGGSLTIEWDEKTDHVWMTGGAARVFDGEVIMNDE; translated from the coding sequence ATGACAAGAACTGTAAAATTTACTAAGATGCACGGAGCAGGCAACGATTACATTTATGTAAACACCCTGAAATATCCCATCGAAAGCCCTGAAAAACTTTCGGTTGAATGGAGCGCCCCGCATACAGGAATTGGAAGCGACGGCCTGGTACTCATCGGCAGTTCGGACAAGGCAGATTTCAGTATGCGCATCTTCAATGCAGATGGTTCCGAAGCCAAAATGTGCGGCAACGCCAGTCGGTGCATCGGTAAATACTTATATGAATACGGCCTGACTTCCCAAACAGCCGTTACCCTCGACACCCTGTCGGGCATCAAAATACTAAAGCTCCATGTAGAAGACGGAAAAGTGAACACCGTAACCGTGGATATGGGACATCCCGCCGACATGAAAGAACAACCCATTAAAGCCAACGGACAGAAATTCATCGGAACCACCGTATCAATGGGAAATCCTCACCTGGTAATCTTTGTAGAAGATATTAAAGATATCAACCTCGAAAGCATCGGCCCGAAACTGGAAAATCATCCGTTGTTTCCCGACCGCATCAATGTAGAATTTGCCCAGGTGCTAGAGGATGGGAAAATCAGGATGAGAGTTTGGGAGAGAGGTTCGGGCATCACCCAGGCTTGCGGAACCGGAGCCTGCGCCACCGCAGTAGCTGCCGCACTGACCGGAAAATCCGGAAGAAAAACAGATATCATCATGGATGGAGGCTCACTTACCATCGAATGGGACGAAAAAACGGATCACGTATGGATGACCGGAGGAGCAGCCCGGGTGTTCGACGGAGAAGTAATTATGAACGATGAATGA
- a CDS encoding glycerophosphodiester phosphodiesterase family protein, whose translation MKLKKLLFASAMSLAACGILQAQNTQVIAHRGFWKTDGSAQNSIAALVKADSIHCYGSEFDVWLTADNKLIVDHDGVFKGVRMETSTEKECTSIILDNGENLPTLQQYLDKAKGLKTRLILELKGHKTPERETLAVKQIVKMIKEMGLEERTEYITFSRHATKEFIRLAPKGTPVYYLEGDLNPQELKDMGCAGPDYHFSVFKKHPEWIKECHDLGMKVNAWTVNDAKDMERLISQGVDFITTNEPVLLQEILKKK comes from the coding sequence ATGAAACTGAAAAAACTTTTATTTGCCTCCGCTATGTCTCTTGCCGCATGCGGCATTCTGCAGGCCCAAAACACCCAAGTCATTGCCCACCGTGGTTTCTGGAAGACCGACGGCTCTGCCCAGAATAGTATTGCCGCCCTAGTGAAAGCTGACTCCATCCATTGCTACGGCTCCGAGTTCGATGTCTGGCTCACTGCCGACAATAAACTTATCGTAGATCATGACGGTGTATTCAAAGGTGTCCGCATGGAAACATCCACCGAGAAAGAATGTACCTCTATCATCCTCGATAACGGTGAGAACCTCCCTACCCTTCAGCAATATCTCGATAAGGCCAAAGGGTTGAAAACCCGCCTTATCCTGGAACTGAAAGGACACAAGACTCCCGAACGGGAAACGCTCGCCGTAAAGCAAATAGTGAAAATGATTAAGGAGATGGGACTGGAAGAACGTACCGAATACATCACTTTCTCACGCCATGCGACCAAAGAATTCATTCGCCTGGCTCCTAAAGGTACTCCCGTATATTATCTGGAAGGTGACCTCAATCCGCAGGAACTGAAAGACATGGGTTGTGCCGGTCCTGATTACCATTTCTCTGTCTTCAAAAAACATCCCGAATGGATCAAAGAATGTCACGACCTTGGCATGAAGGTTAACGCCTGGACAGTAAATGATGCCAAAGATATGGAACGACTCATCAGCCAGGGAGTGGATTTCATTACCACCAACGAACCAGTACTATTGCAGGAGATATTGAAAAAGAAGTAA
- a CDS encoding ABC transporter substrate-binding protein — translation MKKYISLFLCILLLASCTDSGEKRSRVLKVYNWADYIDEEVLAEFPAWYKEQTGEDIRIIYQVFDINEIMLTKIERGQEDFDLVCPSEYIIERMLKKDLLLPINRNFGKTPDYIPNISPYIQKELEKISQPGHHTNDYVVPYMWGTAGILYNKKFKTFEEVSSWGCLWDAVNRGKILMKDSYRDAYGTAIIYAHARQLADSTITVEQLMNDNSPESIALAEQYLKALKPNIAGWEADFGKEMMTKNKAWLNLTWSGDAVWAIDEAEAVGVDLDYVVPREGSNIWYDGWAIPKYARNVKAASYFINYLCQPDIALRNMDAIGYVSAVATPEIMEAKIDTTLEQFSDLSYFFGPGADSVQINPIQYPDRKVVERCAMIRDFGDRTELVLEMWSRVKGDNLNTGIVLLIFAVFGILFVWIVWKRISIYKQKKRHHRRRRRIRK, via the coding sequence ATGAAGAAATACATATCCCTCTTCCTCTGCATCCTTCTCCTCGCCTCCTGTACCGACTCAGGTGAGAAGCGCAGCCGTGTACTGAAAGTCTATAACTGGGCAGATTACATCGACGAAGAAGTCCTCGCTGAATTTCCTGCTTGGTACAAAGAGCAGACAGGCGAAGATATCCGCATCATCTACCAGGTATTCGATATCAACGAAATCATGCTCACCAAAATTGAGCGCGGACAGGAAGATTTCGACCTTGTATGCCCATCGGAATACATCATCGAACGAATGTTGAAGAAAGATCTCCTTCTCCCTATCAACCGCAATTTTGGGAAGACTCCGGACTATATCCCCAACATCTCACCGTATATTCAGAAAGAGTTGGAGAAGATCAGCCAGCCCGGTCACCACACCAATGATTACGTCGTTCCCTACATGTGGGGTACCGCTGGAATACTCTATAACAAGAAGTTCAAGACCTTTGAAGAAGTCAGCTCCTGGGGATGCCTTTGGGATGCCGTCAACCGTGGTAAGATTCTGATGAAAGACAGTTACCGCGATGCCTACGGCACTGCCATCATCTATGCCCATGCCCGGCAACTTGCCGACAGCACCATCACCGTGGAGCAACTGATGAACGACAATTCCCCTGAATCTATTGCCCTTGCAGAGCAATACCTGAAAGCCTTGAAACCCAACATTGCCGGATGGGAAGCCGACTTCGGCAAAGAGATGATGACGAAAAACAAAGCATGGCTCAACCTTACCTGGAGTGGCGACGCCGTCTGGGCCATTGATGAAGCGGAAGCCGTAGGCGTGGACCTGGACTATGTAGTTCCCCGTGAAGGCAGCAACATCTGGTACGATGGCTGGGCCATCCCCAAGTATGCCCGCAACGTAAAAGCTGCCAGCTACTTCATCAATTATCTTTGCCAGCCAGATATTGCTCTGCGCAATATGGATGCCATCGGCTACGTCAGTGCCGTAGCAACGCCCGAGATTATGGAGGCAAAGATCGATACTACTCTTGAACAGTTCTCCGACCTCAGTTATTTCTTCGGTCCCGGTGCAGACAGCGTTCAGATCAATCCGATACAATACCCTGACCGTAAAGTCGTGGAGCGTTGCGCCATGATCCGTGATTTCGGTGACCGCACAGAGCTTGTTCTCGAAATGTGGAGCCGCGTCAAAGGCGATAATCTGAATACGGGTATCGTGCTTCTCATCTTTGCAGTCTTCGGGATACTGTTTGTGTGGATTGTCTGGAAACGGATCAGCATTTACAAGCAGAAGAAACGTCACCACAGACGCAGACGTCGTATACGCAAGTAA
- a CDS encoding ABC transporter permease, whose protein sequence is MITRILAKGYLWFLLVLLYSPILIIMIFSFTEAKVLGNWTGFSTKLYSSLFTGGMHHSLMNAIWNTFAIATIAATASTLLGSLAAIGIFNLRSRARQVMNFTNAIPMMNADIITGVSLFLLFVSFGISQGFTTVVLAHITFCTPYVVLSVMPRLKKMNQNVYEAALDLGATPFQALRKVIFPEILPGMISGFILAFTLSIDDFAVTIFTIGNEGLETLSTYIYADARKGGLTPELRPLSTIIFVTVLVLLIVINKRAERSKKE, encoded by the coding sequence ATGATAACACGTATTCTGGCGAAAGGCTATCTTTGGTTTCTGCTTGTCCTGCTCTATTCGCCCATCCTGATCATTATGATCTTCTCTTTCACTGAGGCCAAGGTACTGGGTAACTGGACAGGATTCTCCACCAAACTATACAGTTCACTATTTACAGGCGGCATGCACCACTCGCTGATGAATGCCATCTGGAACACATTCGCGATTGCTACGATTGCCGCCACAGCCTCTACCCTGCTTGGAAGCCTGGCAGCTATCGGCATCTTTAACTTGCGCTCCCGGGCACGCCAGGTGATGAATTTCACCAATGCTATTCCGATGATGAATGCGGATATCATTACGGGTGTATCCCTGTTCCTGCTGTTTGTCAGCTTTGGCATTTCACAGGGATTTACTACGGTAGTATTGGCACACATCACTTTCTGTACCCCTTATGTGGTGCTTAGTGTGATGCCCCGCCTGAAGAAAATGAATCAGAATGTATACGAAGCAGCCCTCGACCTCGGAGCTACTCCTTTTCAGGCGCTTCGTAAAGTCATCTTCCCGGAAATTCTGCCGGGAATGATCAGCGGTTTCATCCTCGCTTTCACGCTTTCCATTGATGACTTCGCAGTAACGATCTTCACCATAGGAAATGAAGGATTGGAAACGTTGTCGACATACATCTATGCGGACGCACGTAAGGGTGGATTGACTCCTGAACTGCGCCCACTGTCAACAATCATTTTTGTAACAGTGTTAGTATTGCTGATTGTGATTAACAAGAGAGCAGAACGTTCTAAGAAAGAATAA
- a CDS encoding ABC transporter permease, which produces MRRRNWTVPYALFLIIFVVMPLLLIVVYAFTDAEGAFTFANFRKFMMHPESINTFVYSIGIAVITTLACLLLGYPAAYILSQKRFNTSQTMVVLFILPMWVNILIRTLATVALFDFLNLPLGEGALVFGMVYNFLPFMIYPIYNTLQKMDDSLIEAAQDLGATPVQVFGKVILPLSMPGIMSGVVMVFMPTVSTFAIAELLTMNNIKLFGTTVQENIYNGMWNYGAALSLIMLLLIGVTALFTNEDDSAQNESGGVI; this is translated from the coding sequence ATGCGCCGCCGGAACTGGACAGTTCCCTACGCATTGTTTCTCATCATCTTCGTTGTGATGCCTCTGTTGCTCATTGTGGTTTATGCCTTCACCGATGCTGAAGGCGCATTCACGTTTGCCAACTTCCGCAAATTCATGATGCATCCCGAATCTATCAACACATTCGTCTATTCCATCGGAATAGCTGTCATCACGACTCTGGCGTGCCTCCTGCTCGGTTATCCGGCTGCTTATATTCTCAGTCAGAAGCGCTTCAACACTTCCCAGACCATGGTTGTACTGTTCATCCTGCCTATGTGGGTGAACATCCTGATACGTACACTTGCCACAGTGGCATTGTTTGATTTCCTCAACCTGCCGCTGGGCGAAGGTGCTTTGGTATTCGGTATGGTCTATAACTTCCTGCCGTTCATGATATACCCTATCTACAATACGTTGCAAAAAATGGATGACAGTCTGATAGAAGCAGCCCAAGACCTGGGAGCTACGCCTGTACAGGTATTCGGTAAAGTGATCCTCCCCCTCTCGATGCCCGGCATCATGAGTGGTGTAGTGATGGTTTTCATGCCCACGGTTTCCACCTTTGCCATTGCCGAGTTGCTGACGATGAACAACATCAAACTGTTCGGTACCACCGTACAAGAGAATATATATAACGGAATGTGGAACTACGGCGCTGCCTTGTCGCTCATCATGCTGTTGCTGATTGGCGTCACCGCCCTCTTTACCAATGAGGACGACAGTGCACAAAATGAAAGCGGAGGTGTGATATGA
- the potA gene encoding polyamine ABC transporter ATP-binding protein, whose product MQKSDCIIGVEHVSKYFGDKAVLNDVNLSVRKGEFVTILGPSGCGKTTLLRLIAGFQTASEGIITIAGKDITQTPPHQRPVNTVFQKYALFPHLNVYNNIAFGLKLKKMPEATIGKKVKQALRMVGMTDYEDRDVDSLSGGQQQRVAIARAIVNEPEVLLLDEPLAALDLKMRKDMQMELKEMHQKLGITFVYVTHDQEEALTLSDTIVVMSEGRIQQIGTPTDIYNEPINSFVADFIGESNILNGLMLQDKAVSFAGHEFECVDKGFGENTPVDVVIRPEDIYIFEPSAAAQLTGTVTSCIFKGVHYEMMVQTNEGYEFMVQDYHSFEAGREVGLLVKPFDIHVMKKERTCNTFEGKLIDATHIEFLGYTFECTEVQDIEPGSSVLVEIDFRNVILEDNEEDGHLTGEVKFILYKGNHYHLTVFTDWDEDIFVDTTDVWDDGDRVGITIAPENIRIVAPAQTTGSIPIVESANKKGSAQ is encoded by the coding sequence ATGCAAAAGTCTGACTGCATCATCGGTGTAGAGCACGTATCGAAATACTTCGGAGACAAAGCCGTACTGAATGATGTAAACCTCTCTGTCCGTAAGGGCGAATTTGTAACAATATTGGGCCCCTCCGGCTGCGGCAAGACTACTTTGTTGCGCCTGATAGCCGGTTTCCAGACCGCCTCGGAAGGTATCATCACCATCGCCGGAAAAGACATCACGCAAACACCGCCACACCAACGTCCGGTGAATACCGTCTTTCAGAAGTATGCCCTTTTCCCTCACCTCAACGTGTACAACAACATCGCTTTCGGACTGAAACTCAAAAAGATGCCCGAAGCCACCATTGGCAAGAAAGTGAAACAAGCCCTCCGCATGGTAGGTATGACGGACTACGAAGACCGTGACGTCGATTCCCTCTCCGGCGGACAGCAACAACGTGTTGCCATCGCCCGTGCCATCGTCAACGAACCCGAAGTGCTGTTACTGGACGAGCCCCTTGCCGCTCTCGACCTCAAAATGCGTAAAGATATGCAAATGGAGTTGAAAGAGATGCACCAGAAACTTGGAATCACCTTCGTCTACGTTACCCACGACCAGGAAGAAGCCCTTACTCTGAGCGACACCATCGTCGTGATGAGCGAAGGTCGTATCCAGCAGATAGGTACGCCAACAGACATCTACAACGAACCCATCAACTCTTTCGTTGCCGATTTTATCGGAGAAAGTAACATCCTGAACGGGCTCATGCTTCAGGACAAAGCCGTATCCTTTGCCGGACACGAATTTGAATGTGTCGACAAGGGCTTTGGCGAAAACACTCCCGTCGATGTAGTCATCCGTCCCGAAGACATCTATATATTCGAGCCTTCTGCCGCTGCCCAACTGACGGGTACTGTCACCTCCTGCATCTTCAAAGGCGTACATTACGAAATGATGGTACAGACTAACGAGGGCTACGAATTCATGGTGCAGGACTATCACAGTTTCGAGGCCGGACGGGAAGTCGGTCTGCTCGTGAAACCTTTCGACATCCACGTAATGAAGAAAGAACGCACCTGCAACACCTTCGAAGGCAAGCTCATAGACGCCACACACATCGAATTCCTCGGTTACACCTTCGAGTGCACCGAAGTGCAGGACATCGAACCGGGCAGTTCCGTCCTCGTAGAAATAGATTTCCGGAACGTCATCCTCGAAGATAACGAAGAAGACGGTCATCTGACGGGCGAAGTGAAATTCATCCTTTATAAAGGAAACCATTACCATCTCACCGTGTTTACCGATTGGGACGAGGATATCTTTGTAGACACCACTGACGTCTGGGACGACGGCGACCGTGTCGGCATCACCATCGCACCCGAAAATATACGAATTGTTGCACCGGCACAGACCACCGGTTCTATCCCTATTGTCGAATCTGCTAATAAGAAAGGAAGTGCTCAGTAA
- the asnB gene encoding asparagine synthase B codes for MCGIVGIFNIKSQSQELRNKALRMAQKIRHRGPDWSGIYVGGSAILAHERLSIVDPESGGQPLYSPDGRQILAVNGEIYNHREIRSRYAGKYAFRTGSDCEVILALYKDKGIHFLEELNGIFAFALYDEEADDYLIARDPIGVIPLYIGRDDQGHIYVGSELKALEGFCDTYEPFLPGHYFWGREGKMHRWYQRPWTDYAAVKANDTIARRATQPEINSVKLSLEAAVQRQLMSDVPYGVLLSGGLDSSVISAIAKKYARKRIETDNQSEAWWPQLHSFAVGLHGAPDLIKAREVAEYIGTVHHEINYTIQEGLDALRDVIYFIETYDVTTVRASTPMYLLARVIKSMGIKMVLSGEGADEVFGGYLYFHKAPTPQAFHEETIRKLSKLHLYDCLRANKSLAAWGVEGRVPFLDKEFLDVAMNLSPAVKMCPGKEVEKRIVREAFQDILPQSVAWRQKEQFSDGVGYNWIDTLKAITSAAVTDHQMEHAAERFPINPPQNKEEYYYRSIFEEHFPSQSAARSVPSVPSVACSTAEALAWDATLQGKNDPSGRAVADVHEAAGNVG; via the coding sequence ATGTGTGGAATCGTAGGTATCTTCAATATCAAATCTCAATCCCAGGAATTGAGAAATAAAGCGCTTCGAATGGCGCAGAAAATCCGTCATCGCGGACCAGACTGGAGTGGTATTTATGTAGGCGGCAGTGCCATCCTGGCTCACGAACGTCTTTCCATCGTCGATCCGGAAAGTGGCGGACAACCTTTGTACTCTCCGGATGGCAGGCAAATCCTTGCCGTCAACGGTGAGATCTATAATCATCGGGAAATCCGTTCCCGCTACGCCGGCAAGTATGCTTTCCGTACAGGATCGGACTGTGAAGTCATCCTCGCATTATATAAGGATAAAGGCATTCATTTCCTCGAAGAATTGAACGGTATTTTCGCCTTTGCCCTTTACGATGAAGAAGCAGACGACTATCTGATTGCCCGTGACCCTATCGGAGTAATCCCTCTTTATATCGGTCGTGACGACCAGGGACATATCTACGTCGGTAGCGAACTGAAAGCTCTCGAAGGTTTCTGTGATACCTACGAGCCTTTTCTGCCCGGACATTACTTCTGGGGACGTGAAGGTAAAATGCACCGTTGGTATCAGCGTCCCTGGACCGATTATGCCGCCGTCAAAGCCAATGACACCATCGCCCGCCGAGCTACCCAACCAGAAATCAACAGCGTAAAACTCTCCCTCGAAGCTGCCGTGCAACGCCAGTTAATGTCCGATGTTCCTTACGGTGTTCTGCTCAGTGGTGGCCTCGACTCTTCCGTCATCTCCGCCATTGCCAAGAAGTATGCCCGCAAGCGCATTGAAACCGACAACCAGAGCGAAGCCTGGTGGCCTCAACTCCACTCCTTCGCCGTCGGCCTGCACGGTGCACCGGACTTGATTAAAGCCCGTGAAGTAGCGGAATATATCGGTACTGTTCACCATGAAATCAATTATACCATTCAAGAAGGGCTTGATGCCTTGCGGGATGTCATCTACTTTATCGAGACATACGATGTTACCACTGTACGTGCTTCCACACCGATGTACCTGTTGGCACGTGTCATCAAGTCTATGGGCATCAAGATGGTGCTTAGCGGTGAAGGCGCCGACGAGGTTTTCGGTGGTTATCTCTACTTCCACAAAGCCCCCACACCACAGGCTTTCCACGAAGAGACGATCCGTAAGCTCTCCAAACTGCACCTGTACGACTGTCTGCGTGCCAACAAGAGCCTCGCTGCCTGGGGAGTGGAAGGTCGTGTTCCCTTCCTCGATAAAGAGTTCTTGGATGTGGCGATGAACCTCAGCCCTGCTGTTAAGATGTGTCCGGGCAAAGAAGTGGAGAAACGCATTGTGCGCGAAGCTTTTCAGGATATACTGCCTCAGAGTGTTGCCTGGCGACAAAAAGAGCAATTCTCCGATGGCGTCGGTTACAATTGGATCGATACATTGAAAGCTATTACTTCTGCCGCTGTCACTGACCATCAGATGGAACATGCTGCCGAACGATTTCCCATCAATCCGCCACAGAATAAGGAGGAATATTACTATCGTAGCATTTTCGAAGAACACTTCCCCAGTCAGTCGGCTGCCCGAAGCGTACCCAGTGTGCCGAGCGTGGCTTGCTCTACTGCTGAAGCACTCGCCTGGGATGCCACGTTGCAAGGAAAAAATGATCCGAGCGGACGGGCGGTGGCAGATGTGCACGAGGCAGCTGGGAACGTGGGCTGA
- a CDS encoding glutamate synthase subunit beta, with protein MGDPKAFLNIPRQEAGYRPVHERITDFSQVEQTLNSHERKLQASRCMDCGVPFCHWACPLGNKQPEFQDALYKGKWREAYEVLAATNDFPEFTGRICPALCEKSCVLKLSCDEPVTIRENEAAIAEAAFREGYIVPIQPQRNGKRVAIIGAGPAGLSAACRLNAKGYEVTLFDSKPMPGGLLRYGIPNFKLDKAVIDRRMGVLEAEGIKFEMGVTVDVQKLPAGFDAYCICTGTPQARDLNIPGRELKGIYLALEMLSQQNHILDGETFPKERLVNAKGKRVLVIGGGDTGSDCIGTSIRQGAVSVTQIEIMPQPPVGHNDATPWPQWPIVLKTTSSHEEGCTRRWSLASNQFIGKNGKVCGVEVEEVEWIPAQDGGRPTMKPTGKKEVIDADMVLLAMGFLKPEQPEFPENVFVAGDAARGASLVVHALADGRRVAERIDKYLN; from the coding sequence ATGGGAGATCCAAAAGCATTCTTAAACATACCACGGCAGGAAGCGGGATACCGTCCTGTCCACGAACGTATCACCGACTTCAGTCAGGTGGAGCAAACTTTAAACAGTCACGAACGCAAACTCCAGGCATCACGTTGCATGGATTGCGGTGTACCCTTCTGTCACTGGGCATGCCCGTTGGGTAATAAACAACCTGAATTTCAGGACGCACTTTATAAGGGTAAATGGCGCGAAGCATACGAAGTGCTCGCCGCCACAAACGACTTCCCCGAATTTACCGGACGCATCTGTCCGGCACTTTGTGAAAAATCGTGTGTACTGAAGCTTTCGTGTGATGAGCCTGTCACCATTCGTGAAAACGAGGCGGCTATTGCCGAAGCGGCTTTTCGCGAAGGTTACATCGTGCCCATTCAGCCCCAACGTAATGGAAAGCGGGTTGCCATCATCGGTGCAGGTCCTGCGGGACTCTCCGCTGCCTGCCGGCTGAATGCTAAAGGCTATGAAGTCACTCTTTTTGACAGTAAACCCATGCCCGGCGGATTACTGCGCTATGGCATTCCTAATTTTAAACTCGATAAAGCAGTAATCGACCGCCGGATGGGAGTGCTTGAAGCCGAAGGCATCAAGTTCGAAATGGGCGTAACGGTAGATGTGCAGAAACTCCCCGCCGGCTTTGATGCCTACTGCATCTGCACTGGGACGCCGCAGGCACGTGACCTCAATATCCCCGGACGCGAACTGAAAGGTATTTATCTTGCCCTCGAAATGCTGTCTCAGCAAAATCATATCCTCGATGGGGAAACGTTCCCGAAAGAACGTCTGGTAAATGCCAAGGGTAAACGGGTTCTCGTCATCGGTGGCGGTGATACAGGATCGGACTGCATCGGTACGAGTATCCGCCAGGGAGCCGTGAGTGTGACACAGATTGAGATCATGCCACAGCCTCCCGTAGGTCACAATGATGCTACTCCTTGGCCGCAATGGCCCATTGTACTGAAAACGACTTCAAGTCACGAAGAAGGTTGCACACGCCGCTGGTCGCTGGCATCCAATCAGTTTATTGGCAAGAATGGAAAAGTCTGCGGTGTAGAGGTAGAAGAAGTGGAATGGATTCCGGCCCAGGATGGCGGACGCCCTACCATGAAGCCTACCGGAAAGAAAGAAGTGATAGACGCCGATATGGTACTTCTGGCCATGGGCTTCCTGAAACCGGAACAACCGGAATTTCCGGAAAATGTGTTCGTAGCAGGTGATGCGGCACGTGGTGCCAGCCTTGTGGTGCATGCACTGGCGGACGGACGGAGAGTGGCAGAACGGATAGACAAGTATTTAAATTAA